A portion of the Dethiosulfovibrio faecalis genome contains these proteins:
- a CDS encoding DUF190 domain-containing protein — protein sequence MTVRHEEWERFRVYIGEGDCRNGRPLYRYLLEEARRRGLAGATVFKGLAGFGAGSKIHFAEVFRLSEDLPIIIEIVDTTEKLDDFASFLDEAMDGGMVLRESVHVDFYRPSKEHL from the coding sequence ATGACTGTTCGACACGAAGAATGGGAGCGTTTCAGAGTCTATATCGGCGAGGGTGATTGTCGAAACGGTCGTCCTCTGTATAGGTATCTTCTTGAGGAAGCTAGGCGAAGGGGTCTGGCAGGGGCCACCGTCTTCAAAGGGCTTGCCGGTTTTGGAGCTGGATCCAAGATTCACTTTGCCGAGGTCTTCCGTCTTTCCGAAGATCTTCCCATAATAATAGAGATAGTCGACACCACGGAAAAACTGGATGATTTCGCGTCCTTTTTGGACGAGGCTATGGATGGAGGAATGGTGTTACGGGAGTCGGTTCACGTGGATTTTTACCGTCCTTCTAAGGAGCACCTCTAG
- a CDS encoding HAD family hydrolase, translating to MIFLIEVVLFDFDMTLVDSSQGITDCMNAVAEKMGLPKVTREQVLGIIGIPLAKGLHSLWGEYDENCLSEYRRIFSETEYAGIVPFPETIPAVDKLKAMNLRIGIATNRHVAEPVVKAVGIFDRFDLVMGLGDLYRPKPEPDMILAAMKELGGSPDGTLYVGDTDIDMRTTVAAGMRGVGLASGNFSREDLEAAGAWRTLDGIGDLPELLEEEGLICLDRGTTTI from the coding sequence GTGATTTTTTTGATCGAGGTCGTCCTTTTTGACTTTGACATGACCCTGGTAGACAGCAGTCAGGGTATAACCGACTGTATGAACGCCGTAGCCGAAAAAATGGGGCTCCCCAAGGTTACGAGAGAGCAGGTCTTGGGAATAATCGGCATACCTCTGGCGAAGGGACTTCACTCCCTATGGGGGGAGTACGACGAAAATTGTCTCTCCGAATATCGTCGGATCTTCAGCGAGACGGAGTATGCGGGAATAGTGCCGTTTCCGGAAACGATTCCCGCCGTCGATAAGCTCAAGGCTATGAACCTGAGGATCGGGATAGCCACCAACAGGCACGTCGCGGAGCCGGTGGTCAAGGCAGTGGGGATCTTCGATCGTTTCGATCTCGTAATGGGGCTGGGCGATCTCTACCGTCCCAAGCCGGAGCCCGACATGATCCTTGCTGCCATGAAAGAATTGGGAGGAAGCCCCGATGGGACCCTTTACGTCGGGGATACCGACATAGACATGAGAACCACCGTGGCCGCCGGTATGAGAGGAGTCGGCTTGGCTTCCGGGAATTTCTCCAGGGAGGATCTTGAGGCCGCCGGTGCCTGGAGGACTTTGGACGGGATAGGCGATTTGCCTGAGCTGCTAGAGGAGGAGGGACTGATATGTTTGGATCGGGGCACGACGACGATCTGA
- a CDS encoding fluoride efflux transporter FluC, whose translation MSKIACMMGAGALGALCRYGLGGWVQERFGGTFPLGTMVVNVIGCLIFGFLWTLANERYLLSGPLAFMVLTGFVGSFTTFSTMTFEGFRLLSSSAVGATLFYLLGSQLLGIGAAWGGVVLARLL comes from the coding sequence ATGTCGAAAATAGCCTGTATGATGGGAGCAGGCGCTTTGGGAGCTCTCTGCCGGTATGGTCTGGGAGGGTGGGTTCAGGAACGTTTCGGAGGAACCTTTCCTTTGGGGACAATGGTTGTTAACGTTATAGGGTGTCTGATCTTCGGTTTTCTGTGGACCTTGGCCAACGAACGTTATCTTTTGTCCGGTCCTCTGGCCTTTATGGTCTTGACCGGTTTTGTAGGATCCTTTACGACTTTTTCAACCATGACCTTCGAGGGTTTTCGGTTGTTATCTTCCTCCGCAGTCGGTGCGACCCTTTTCTACCTTTTGGGAAGTCAGCTCCTGGGGATCGGTGCCGCTTGGGGCGGTGTAGTCTTGGCTAGATTGCTCTGA